A single genomic interval of Rhizobium leguminosarum bv. trifolii WSM1325 harbors:
- a CDS encoding binding-protein-dependent transport systems inner membrane component (PFAM: binding-protein-dependent transport systems inner membrane component~KEGG: sugar ABC transporter), with the protein MHSQKLGWLLLSPTIVILGLFGIFPFIYVLWVSFHSWNPFAANPGMIFNWAENYRRLVFDPQFLASLGITLTFVFFAVVSELVLGYILAQALLKDFPGKAVFRTIHTLPLIMAPIIVGSVWKLMTTPSIGIIPYLLRSWFGYDLNIGQSAVAAFTVTVIMDIWHWTPLVTLSLIAALVSLPSDPFEQAQIDGAGKSQIFWHITLPLIRPAMLATVFIRLMDALRTVDEVLMLTGGGPGSSTRYIGVHIFKEVFPKTNYGYGSAISVIVLYLTIVVCWLLYVGLIAPRVKRG; encoded by the coding sequence ATGCATTCGCAGAAGCTCGGGTGGCTGTTGCTGTCACCGACCATAGTGATCCTCGGACTGTTCGGGATCTTTCCTTTCATCTACGTCCTCTGGGTCTCTTTCCATTCATGGAACCCGTTCGCGGCCAATCCGGGCATGATTTTCAACTGGGCTGAGAACTATCGGCGGCTCGTCTTCGACCCGCAGTTCCTGGCATCACTCGGCATCACCCTGACATTCGTCTTCTTCGCGGTCGTGTCGGAGCTGGTCCTTGGCTACATCCTCGCCCAGGCGCTGCTCAAGGACTTTCCCGGAAAAGCGGTGTTTCGCACGATCCATACGCTGCCGCTGATCATGGCGCCGATCATCGTCGGCTCAGTCTGGAAGCTGATGACCACCCCCTCCATCGGCATCATTCCCTATCTTCTGAGGAGCTGGTTCGGCTACGATCTGAATATCGGCCAGAGCGCCGTCGCGGCCTTCACCGTCACTGTCATCATGGACATCTGGCACTGGACGCCGCTCGTCACCCTGTCGCTGATCGCCGCACTCGTCTCACTTCCTTCAGACCCGTTCGAGCAGGCGCAGATCGACGGCGCGGGCAAAAGCCAGATCTTCTGGCACATCACGCTGCCCCTGATCCGTCCGGCCATGCTCGCCACCGTGTTCATCAGGCTGATGGATGCGCTGCGCACCGTTGACGAAGTCCTGATGCTGACCGGCGGCGGTCCGGGTTCATCGACGCGCTACATCGGCGTCCATATCTTCAAGGAAGTCTTTCCCAAGACGAATTACGGCTACGGTTCGGCGATCTCCGTCATCGTCCTCTATCTCACCATCGTCGTCTGCTGGCTGCTCTACGTCGGTTTGATTGCGCCCCGCGTGAAGAGAGGTTGA
- a CDS encoding PfkB domain protein (PFAM: PfkB domain protein~KEGG: fructokinase; K00847 fructokinase) encodes MTSVLAPDPLGPTVCVGEILVEIVATTVGDGFLKAQPLVGPFASGAPAIFISQCGRLGGKAAMVGAVGDDDFGRVNTDRLKRDGVDVSTISIDSDYPTGSAFVRYRKDGSRDFVYNIATSAAARFGWSQAVGDLIHRSGHLHVMGSALSVPSARAVIDKAVDIVKARGGTLSVDPNIRKELKLNEDTERRFSKLVAAADLLLPSGEELERAAGVEGEAEAIRRLFEIGVKEIVLKRGAEGATYFGRQGDRIDASAFVVQEVDPTGAGDCFGGAYLTCRRLGMSPQQALTYASAAGARNVTVLGPMEGAGTQQELDAFIASTERRP; translated from the coding sequence ATGACTTCAGTACTGGCTCCGGACCCGCTTGGTCCCACCGTTTGCGTAGGGGAGATCCTCGTCGAGATCGTCGCCACGACGGTCGGAGACGGTTTTCTCAAAGCCCAGCCGCTCGTCGGTCCGTTCGCGAGCGGAGCGCCGGCGATCTTCATCTCGCAATGCGGGCGCCTGGGCGGCAAGGCCGCAATGGTCGGCGCCGTCGGCGATGACGATTTCGGTCGTGTCAATACCGATCGCCTCAAACGCGACGGCGTCGACGTTTCGACGATCTCGATCGATTCGGATTACCCCACAGGCAGCGCCTTTGTCCGCTACCGCAAGGATGGCTCCAGGGATTTCGTCTATAACATCGCCACATCAGCAGCTGCGCGCTTCGGCTGGTCTCAAGCGGTCGGCGATCTCATCCATCGGAGCGGACATCTTCACGTGATGGGTTCCGCTCTGTCGGTCCCCAGCGCGCGCGCGGTGATCGACAAGGCGGTCGACATCGTCAAGGCGCGGGGCGGAACCCTCTCAGTGGATCCGAACATTCGCAAGGAATTGAAGCTGAATGAGGATACCGAGCGCCGCTTTTCCAAGCTTGTCGCTGCCGCCGATCTGCTTCTGCCGTCCGGAGAGGAGCTTGAGCGTGCCGCCGGCGTCGAAGGCGAGGCAGAGGCGATCCGCCGCTTGTTCGAGATCGGCGTCAAGGAGATCGTGCTGAAGCGCGGCGCCGAAGGCGCAACCTATTTCGGCAGGCAAGGAGACCGCATCGACGCATCGGCATTTGTCGTTCAAGAGGTCGACCCCACCGGCGCCGGCGACTGCTTTGGTGGCGCCTATCTAACCTGCCGGCGGCTCGGAATGTCTCCGCAGCAAGCTCTGACCTATGCCTCGGCCGCCGGCGCCCGCAACGTGACGGTCCTCGGTCCGATGGAAGGTGCCGGCACTCAGCAAGAACTCGATGCATTCATCGCTTCAACCGAAAGGCGCCCGTGA
- a CDS encoding hypothetical protein (KEGG: hypothetical protein) has translation MRKRKAIVEAALESEYERQALGIMNTEQALKLEDSDGLVFSHPDKEAGVTDHFVDQDELRRLVRRSTPPLSRLQSQPRTTRSS, from the coding sequence ATGCGCAAGAGAAAAGCCATCGTCGAGGCGGCGCTCGAGTCCGAGTACGAGCGCCAGGCACTGGGGATCATGAATACCGAGCAAGCTCTCAAGCTTGAGGATTCCGACGGTCTTGTCTTCAGTCATCCGGATAAAGAGGCCGGAGTGACGGACCATTTTGTCGATCAAGATGAGCTGCGCCGATTGGTGCGGCGGTCAACGCCGCCGCTTTCCCGATTGCAATCGCAGCCTCGTACGACGCGTTCGTCCTGA
- a CDS encoding ROK family protein (PFAM: ROK family protein~KEGG: transcription regulator protein), producing the protein MNDTVSIGSSPRRIRQNNIVAALQTIYAHRSLSRADLARKLGMNRSSSGEIVAELTEGGFVQESDESGKQRLEHSRAGRPGIMLELVPDAAFFVGIEIGVEHISAAVIDLSADVRACRKMAFDTMSSTVEKAVAEGVELIVSAMEKRMIGRCKGLGISAPAHIRPDGIVTLAPIIGWREVSLKEIGRSAFPAAVPIAVENDANAFAIGDSYRHGVSGVTLFLLMETGVGGGIMIDGKLFRGGHGLAGEIGHTLVPGSGGQKFEQLIGREVLIRQYREAIGRKHVDLQEFLGDVHDRVPAAVNIAETWSRHLAYALLQACRLLDPDRIVLGGSVASLYPMVAARVAVHMSEGQSIPFPTPEIVVDDDAEFGSAFGAACMLHQRFLSLESEEFGGEDGAPIQSATS; encoded by the coding sequence ATGAACGACACCGTCTCCATCGGAAGTTCGCCGCGCAGGATCCGACAGAACAATATCGTCGCCGCCTTGCAGACGATCTATGCCCACCGAAGCCTCAGCCGGGCGGATCTCGCCCGGAAGCTCGGGATGAATCGCTCGTCCTCGGGAGAGATCGTCGCCGAGCTGACGGAAGGCGGGTTCGTTCAGGAGTCGGACGAGAGCGGCAAGCAGCGCCTGGAGCATTCCCGTGCCGGGCGTCCTGGTATCATGCTCGAACTGGTCCCCGATGCCGCATTCTTCGTCGGGATCGAGATTGGTGTCGAGCATATTTCGGCCGCAGTTATCGATCTCTCCGCCGACGTCCGGGCATGTCGGAAAATGGCGTTCGACACCATGTCTTCGACCGTGGAGAAGGCCGTGGCCGAGGGCGTCGAGCTGATTGTCAGTGCGATGGAAAAGAGGATGATCGGACGCTGCAAGGGTCTCGGCATATCGGCGCCGGCCCACATCCGGCCGGACGGAATTGTCACCCTCGCACCCATCATCGGCTGGCGGGAGGTGTCGTTGAAGGAGATTGGCCGATCCGCCTTCCCGGCCGCCGTCCCGATCGCCGTTGAAAACGACGCCAACGCCTTTGCGATCGGCGACAGCTATCGTCACGGCGTCTCAGGCGTGACCCTGTTCCTGCTGATGGAAACCGGCGTTGGCGGCGGTATCATGATCGATGGCAAGCTGTTCCGGGGCGGCCACGGCCTGGCGGGAGAAATCGGTCACACCCTGGTGCCGGGAAGCGGCGGTCAGAAGTTTGAGCAACTGATCGGTCGCGAAGTGCTGATCAGGCAGTATCGCGAGGCTATTGGACGTAAGCACGTCGATCTGCAGGAATTCCTTGGCGACGTTCATGACCGTGTCCCGGCCGCGGTCAATATCGCCGAAACCTGGTCGCGCCATCTCGCATATGCATTGCTGCAGGCCTGTCGGCTGCTCGACCCCGACAGGATCGTGCTGGGTGGCTCTGTGGCATCCCTCTACCCGATGGTGGCCGCCCGGGTGGCGGTCCACATGTCGGAGGGCCAGAGTATACCTTTCCCCACGCCGGAGATCGTCGTGGACGATGATGCGGAGTTCGGCTCCGCCTTCGGGGCGGCGTGCATGTTGCACCAGCGCTTTCTGTCATTGGAGAGCGAGGAGTTCGGCGGCGAGGACGGTGCGCCGATCCAGTCGGCGACGAGTTGA
- a CDS encoding two component transcriptional regulator, LuxR family (PFAM: regulatory protein LuxR~SMART: regulatory protein LuxR~KEGG: rec:RHECIAT_CH0000671 putative transcriptional regulator protein, LuxR family) — translation MSDITGTRRRIGRNAPTVIIIEHSTLARTTVVKLLERELAGWNVIDLISTESLESALGAEVRLIVLGLAGRSVESTSLRDDLAAIAARFPEAPVTLLSGTDDAIIARQALKMGLRGLFSTSLPIDIALAGLRLVLAGGTFFPQLLGAVTAVPNDHTPVRNEAEKSLDERTQYLAIADFTPREADVLAELQCGCSNKVIAGKLNLSGHTVKMHLQHIMRKLQAQNRTEVVARLIQRAAGGPDVSPS, via the coding sequence GTGTCCGACATTACTGGAACTAGGCGCCGTATCGGGCGCAATGCACCAACTGTGATCATCATCGAGCATTCTACATTGGCGCGCACCACCGTGGTGAAGCTTCTTGAGCGTGAACTCGCCGGATGGAACGTTATAGATTTGATCTCGACCGAGAGTCTCGAGAGTGCTCTCGGAGCTGAGGTGCGTTTGATTGTATTGGGTCTGGCTGGCAGAAGTGTTGAGAGCACCAGCCTGCGTGACGATCTCGCGGCGATTGCTGCACGTTTTCCTGAGGCTCCTGTCACGTTGCTCTCAGGTACGGATGACGCCATCATAGCCCGTCAGGCACTCAAGATGGGCCTCCGCGGCTTATTCTCGACTTCACTTCCCATTGACATTGCCCTTGCCGGTCTTCGTCTCGTTCTGGCTGGAGGAACGTTTTTCCCGCAGCTATTGGGAGCTGTTACAGCAGTCCCAAACGATCATACGCCGGTCAGAAATGAGGCCGAAAAGAGTTTGGATGAGAGGACGCAGTATTTGGCGATTGCTGATTTCACTCCCCGGGAAGCGGATGTCCTCGCAGAGCTGCAATGCGGCTGTTCAAATAAGGTCATTGCAGGAAAACTTAATTTGTCGGGGCATACGGTGAAGATGCATTTGCAGCACATAATGCGCAAGTTGCAGGCGCAGAACCGCACAGAAGTGGTTGCCCGCTTAATTCAAAGAGCCGCCGGTGGGCCTGACGTCTCGCCGAGTTAG
- a CDS encoding ABC transporter related (PFAM: ABC transporter related; Transport-associated OB domain protein~SMART: AAA ATPase~KEGG: rsq:Rsph17025_3579 hypothetical protein) yields the protein MANVQVSDVTKKYGSLQVMHGVSVDIEDGEFVVLVGPSGCGKSTLLRMIAGLETVSSGDIRIGGRVVTDAPPKERDIAMVFQSYALYPHKTVAENMGFPLKMAKRPKAEIDEKVGRAAEILDLTRYLDRYPKQLSGGQRQRVAMGRAIVRDPKVFLFDEPLSNLDAKLRVTMRVEIKELHQRLKTTTVYVTHDQIEAMTMANKIVVMRDGRVEQIGKPLDLYDFPVNLFVAGFIGSPSMNFLEGRIATRDGRKIVVTEQGITLPMADTNAEEGRAVTYGIRPEHITIGEEGVPVEVSVFEPTGSETLIFGRTGGVPIDALIRERIEVDPGRTMYFHIDPRRAHIFDRETGQRL from the coding sequence TTGGCAAACGTACAGGTTAGCGACGTCACCAAGAAGTATGGCTCTCTTCAGGTCATGCATGGCGTGAGCGTCGACATCGAGGACGGGGAATTCGTCGTTCTGGTCGGTCCCTCCGGATGCGGCAAGTCCACCCTGCTCCGGATGATCGCCGGGCTGGAGACGGTCAGCAGCGGAGACATCCGGATCGGCGGCCGTGTCGTCACCGACGCTCCTCCAAAGGAGCGTGACATCGCGATGGTCTTCCAGAGCTACGCGCTCTATCCCCACAAGACGGTCGCCGAGAATATGGGCTTTCCGCTGAAGATGGCCAAACGTCCGAAGGCGGAGATCGACGAGAAGGTCGGCAGGGCGGCCGAGATCCTCGATCTGACGCGTTATCTCGACCGCTATCCGAAGCAACTGTCGGGCGGACAGCGTCAACGCGTGGCGATGGGTCGTGCCATCGTCCGAGACCCGAAGGTCTTCCTATTCGACGAGCCATTGTCGAACCTCGACGCTAAACTCCGCGTCACCATGCGCGTCGAGATCAAGGAGCTTCACCAGCGGCTGAAGACCACCACCGTCTACGTCACGCACGATCAGATCGAGGCGATGACGATGGCCAACAAGATCGTGGTGATGCGTGACGGGAGGGTCGAGCAGATCGGCAAGCCTCTCGATCTCTACGACTTCCCCGTCAACCTCTTCGTCGCCGGCTTCATCGGCAGCCCATCGATGAACTTCCTTGAGGGCCGCATAGCCACCCGCGACGGCAGGAAGATCGTCGTCACCGAACAGGGCATCACCTTGCCCATGGCAGATACAAATGCGGAGGAAGGACGAGCCGTTACCTACGGCATCCGACCGGAGCACATCACGATCGGCGAAGAAGGCGTTCCGGTCGAAGTCTCGGTGTTCGAGCCGACGGGTTCCGAGACGTTGATCTTCGGCCGCACGGGAGGCGTGCCGATCGACGCGCTGATCCGTGAGCGTATCGAGGTCGACCCCGGACGGACGATGTACTTCCACATCGATCCCCGACGTGCGCATATCTTCGATCGGGAAACAGGCCAGAGACTTTAG
- a CDS encoding Xylose isomerase domain protein TIM barrel (PFAM: Xylose isomerase domain protein TIM barrel~KEGG: xylose isomerase protein), protein MRRLGIHSFVWTGGQTQEGLEMALNKTAEHGYRTIEFAYLRPEKFNLDRLAKLAQSLDVEIGVTMGLPLDRDVSSEDTSAVSAGKQTLADAVRAVRDIGGNKLGGILYSAHTKYNRQPTKKGWDNSVAAIAATAEVARQANVDLVLEVVNRFETNLLNTAAQGLKFVAETGSEHVRLHLDTFHMNIEEANPAAAIRLAGDKVGYFHIGESNRGYLGDGVINFDLIFDALLDIDYKRDIVFESFSTTVVDEGLSLACAIWRDTWEDNDPLAAHAKRYIELKYDEAKRRRATNARP, encoded by the coding sequence ATGCGTCGATTGGGTATCCATTCATTTGTATGGACAGGCGGCCAAACGCAGGAAGGGCTGGAGATGGCCCTCAACAAGACGGCCGAACACGGATATCGCACCATCGAATTTGCCTATCTGCGCCCCGAGAAATTCAATCTCGATCGACTGGCAAAGCTTGCGCAGTCGCTTGACGTGGAGATTGGCGTGACGATGGGCCTGCCGCTCGACAGGGACGTATCGAGCGAGGATACCTCAGCTGTGTCCGCCGGCAAGCAGACGCTGGCCGACGCCGTTCGGGCGGTCCGTGACATCGGCGGCAACAAGCTGGGCGGAATTCTCTATTCCGCGCACACCAAGTACAATCGCCAACCGACGAAGAAGGGCTGGGACAATAGCGTCGCCGCGATCGCCGCAACCGCCGAAGTCGCCAGACAAGCGAACGTCGACCTCGTCCTGGAGGTTGTCAACCGGTTCGAGACCAACCTGCTGAATACGGCAGCGCAGGGGCTGAAGTTCGTCGCCGAGACGGGATCGGAGCATGTCCGTCTCCACCTCGACACATTCCATATGAACATCGAGGAAGCCAATCCGGCCGCGGCGATCCGCTTGGCCGGCGACAAGGTCGGCTACTTCCACATCGGCGAGAGCAATCGCGGTTACCTCGGTGACGGTGTCATCAACTTCGATCTGATCTTCGACGCTCTGCTCGACATCGACTACAAGCGCGACATCGTGTTCGAAAGCTTCTCGACGACGGTCGTGGACGAAGGCCTGTCGCTCGCCTGTGCGATCTGGCGCGACACCTGGGAGGATAATGATCCGCTTGCGGCGCACGCGAAGCGCTACATCGAGCTGAAATATGACGAGGCCAAGCGCCGCCGCGCCACAAACGCGCGGCCCTGA
- a CDS encoding conserved hypothetical protein (KEGG: rsq:Rsph17025_3581 hypothetical protein): protein MTSQSRNNERKPGFLPIETNWFDRLFISIVIWVALSLFWMRFIEPFGPSVWFAAAISAVLGAYVVWKG, encoded by the coding sequence ATGACGTCTCAATCAAGAAATAACGAACGCAAGCCGGGATTTCTGCCGATCGAAACGAACTGGTTCGACCGGCTCTTCATCTCGATCGTGATCTGGGTCGCGCTCTCGCTGTTCTGGATGCGGTTCATCGAGCCGTTCGGGCCTTCGGTATGGTTCGCGGCGGCAATCTCGGCGGTCCTTGGCGCCTATGTCGTCTGGAAGGGATGA
- a CDS encoding binding-protein-dependent transport systems inner membrane component (PFAM: binding-protein-dependent transport systems inner membrane component~KEGG: rsq:Rsph17025_3582 hypothetical protein): protein MKKTRFPWLPVVLWTLISLATLFPIYWLFVISVKQPFDLFSTPDVILRSFFWKNYQDVLTNPTLRGYMLNSMIISSGNALLVTTLGFLACYALTRFDLAGKESIFFWTITNRMAPPAVFLLPLFLLLTQVYRIGDFSLADSKLGMILVYCSFNLPFAIWTLRPTVEGIPKELDEAAYMDGASPWTVLYDIIFPLARPGLAVTLILTWVFAWNEYLLAATLTNFHARTLTTGLSEYVTTTGTAWGIMAAISMLTLVPALIVFSVVQRHIVAGLTFGAVKG, encoded by the coding sequence ATGAAGAAGACCCGTTTTCCCTGGCTTCCGGTCGTCCTGTGGACCTTGATAAGCCTCGCGACCCTTTTCCCGATCTACTGGCTCTTCGTCATATCGGTGAAACAGCCCTTCGACCTGTTCTCGACGCCCGATGTCATTCTCCGGAGCTTCTTCTGGAAGAACTACCAGGACGTGCTGACCAATCCGACCTTGCGCGGATACATGCTCAACTCGATGATCATTTCGTCAGGCAACGCGCTGCTCGTCACCACGCTCGGCTTCCTTGCCTGCTACGCCCTGACGCGCTTCGACCTCGCCGGCAAGGAAAGCATCTTCTTCTGGACGATCACCAACCGCATGGCGCCGCCGGCGGTCTTCCTGCTGCCGCTTTTCCTGCTGCTGACGCAGGTCTACAGGATCGGCGACTTCTCGCTCGCCGATTCCAAGCTGGGCATGATCCTGGTCTATTGCTCCTTCAACCTTCCCTTCGCCATCTGGACGCTGCGTCCGACCGTGGAAGGCATTCCGAAGGAATTGGACGAGGCGGCCTACATGGACGGCGCGAGCCCATGGACCGTCCTCTATGATATCATCTTTCCTTTGGCACGGCCCGGACTTGCGGTGACGCTAATCCTGACCTGGGTGTTTGCGTGGAACGAATACCTGCTGGCAGCGACGCTCACCAATTTCCACGCGCGGACTCTGACCACCGGCTTGTCTGAATATGTGACGACGACGGGAACGGCCTGGGGCATCATGGCCGCGATCTCAATGCTGACATTGGTTCCGGCGCTCATCGTCTTTTCGGTGGTCCAGCGTCACATCGTCGCCGGCCTGACCTTCGGCGCCGTGAAAGGATGA
- a CDS encoding extracellular solute-binding protein family 1 (PFAM: extracellular solute-binding protein family 1~KEGG: sugar ABC transporter), which yields MNYALKASALALTLSLAATASPAWADFWSDAGAKFKGVTLHGVTESTPPSNYIRNVLAPEFEKKTGIKVDIETTSWDQMYDKAIKDMEAKTGIYDMVYIEQDIIYSYLARNFLVDITKTLKDQPDLKAPTYDDANFTSFADYFKDASGDLFGVPMEAFLKAYLYRKDLFEDPKIKEAFKKETGKDLKPATTHAEYTEIAEFFTKYGKDNGMELWGTTAQAHTGHPASWYEFFESIAPTFGVYNWGIDAKNNYAATVEHGGAMNGDKAKAALKYWLHLRDIAPPESTQSTWTETATTFAAGRVAQGLIYGENAAWIASDPAQSKVVGQVGFALPPLEPGVLDDAKAGKGYIGYYDGGAFGVPVTSKNKEASLLFLEFIGQNEVQPDWAIAAPRITNKATFDDPKVKEMDVKLGGFYTMLKDDGKLFAGAPPYPFHAQVREATAPIFYDILTGKIGPDEGLDQMAAKAEEELTSLGYRK from the coding sequence ATGAACTATGCTTTGAAGGCTAGCGCGCTTGCGCTGACGCTCAGCCTCGCCGCCACTGCTTCGCCTGCCTGGGCTGATTTCTGGTCCGACGCCGGCGCCAAATTCAAGGGCGTGACACTGCACGGCGTCACCGAAAGCACCCCGCCATCGAACTACATCAGGAATGTGCTTGCTCCGGAATTCGAAAAGAAGACCGGCATCAAGGTCGACATCGAGACGACGTCCTGGGATCAGATGTACGACAAGGCCATCAAGGACATGGAAGCCAAGACTGGTATCTATGACATGGTCTACATCGAGCAGGACATCATCTACTCCTATCTCGCCAGGAATTTCCTCGTCGACATCACCAAGACGCTTAAAGACCAGCCGGATCTGAAGGCGCCGACCTACGACGATGCGAACTTCACCAGCTTTGCCGACTATTTCAAGGACGCGAGCGGCGATCTCTTCGGCGTTCCGATGGAAGCCTTCCTGAAGGCGTATCTCTATCGTAAGGACCTGTTCGAAGATCCGAAGATCAAGGAAGCTTTCAAGAAGGAAACCGGCAAGGACCTGAAGCCGGCGACCACACACGCGGAATACACCGAGATCGCCGAATTCTTCACGAAGTACGGCAAGGACAACGGTATGGAGCTCTGGGGCACCACCGCTCAGGCACATACCGGCCATCCGGCGTCCTGGTATGAATTCTTCGAGTCCATCGCGCCGACCTTCGGCGTCTACAATTGGGGCATCGACGCCAAGAACAATTATGCGGCGACGGTCGAACATGGCGGCGCAATGAACGGCGACAAGGCCAAGGCCGCGTTGAAGTACTGGCTGCACCTGCGCGACATCGCTCCTCCGGAATCGACGCAGTCAACCTGGACGGAAACCGCAACGACCTTCGCCGCGGGCCGCGTCGCCCAGGGCCTGATCTACGGTGAGAACGCCGCGTGGATCGCAAGCGATCCGGCGCAGTCGAAGGTGGTCGGCCAGGTCGGTTTCGCTCTGCCGCCGCTCGAGCCGGGCGTATTGGACGACGCGAAAGCTGGAAAGGGCTATATCGGCTACTACGATGGCGGCGCCTTCGGCGTTCCGGTCACGTCCAAGAACAAGGAAGCATCACTGCTGTTCCTCGAATTCATCGGCCAGAACGAAGTGCAGCCCGATTGGGCGATCGCCGCACCGCGCATCACCAACAAGGCGACGTTCGACGATCCGAAGGTGAAGGAGATGGACGTCAAGCTCGGCGGCTTCTACACGATGCTGAAGGACGACGGCAAGCTCTTCGCCGGCGCTCCCCCCTACCCCTTCCATGCGCAGGTGCGTGAAGCGACCGCTCCTATCTTCTACGACATCCTGACCGGCAAGATCGGGCCCGATGAAGGCCTCGACCAGATGGCGGCCAAGGCCGAAGAAGAGCTCACCTCGCTCGGCTATCGCAAATAA
- a CDS encoding short-chain dehydrogenase/reductase SDR (PFAM: short-chain dehydrogenase/reductase SDR; KR domain protein~KEGG: short chain dehydrogenase), translated as MEFRGKTVIVTGAGKGIGREIVRMLVERSAQVVALTRSAADVEALRGEFGCRAIQVDLADADATREAAIAALPADFLINCAGTTELQPFLETTVEAFDRLVAVNTRAPMIVAQEYARSLIKEGRKGAIVNVSSVASFVGIPDHAAYCASKGGLDGLTRVMAKELAPHGIRANGVHPTVTLTPMAVKAWSDPEKAAGMMKRIPVGRFAEPADIAEVVLFLLSDQAAMVNGISMPVDGGYMIA; from the coding sequence ATGGAGTTCAGAGGAAAGACGGTGATCGTGACCGGCGCCGGCAAAGGTATCGGACGCGAAATTGTAAGGATGCTCGTCGAACGGAGTGCGCAGGTCGTCGCGCTGACGCGTAGTGCTGCCGACGTCGAAGCGTTGCGAGGGGAATTCGGCTGCCGGGCAATCCAGGTCGATCTCGCGGACGCCGATGCAACCAGAGAGGCGGCGATCGCTGCCCTTCCCGCAGATTTCCTTATCAACTGCGCCGGCACGACCGAGCTCCAGCCGTTCCTGGAGACGACCGTCGAAGCGTTCGATCGTCTTGTCGCGGTCAATACGCGCGCTCCGATGATCGTCGCCCAGGAATATGCCCGTTCGCTGATCAAGGAGGGCCGCAAGGGCGCCATCGTCAATGTCTCGTCGGTCGCCTCCTTCGTCGGCATCCCCGACCACGCGGCCTATTGTGCATCGAAGGGTGGATTGGATGGCTTGACGCGGGTCATGGCCAAGGAACTTGCGCCGCACGGCATCCGCGCCAACGGCGTCCATCCAACGGTGACGTTGACGCCAATGGCGGTGAAGGCATGGAGCGATCCCGAGAAAGCCGCGGGGATGATGAAGCGAATTCCCGTCGGTCGCTTCGCCGAGCCGGCAGATATCGCCGAGGTTGTTCTTTTCCTGCTGTCCGATCAGGCTGCCATGGTGAACGGGATATCGATGCCGGTGGACGGTGGTTATATGATTGCTTGA